The stretch of DNA GCTTggctaaattaaatgttttgtatttgcatgaaatgttttaatgaaaatgaaatgaaaaaaaaaattctcttctctctctttcatttattttttcctccATTGATAATTACTTCTTACATaccttttaataatattatacaGATGTTTTCATCATGCCGTCTACAACATGTATCCAGCCTGTGTGGCTTACAGGACAACACACAATATATAAGCCAGATACAGATAACAATACTACAAAAAgtccaaaaataaagaaatctacTAACTCATCCTGTGGGCACCCATGACTGGCTGCTGTATAGACAGATAATACATGATAAAAACACAgttgtaaaaacataaaatatgtcTTCATCGGAGAAGATATAACTGTTGACAAATCCTGCAAATCCTGAGTCTTATATTATTACAACTGTGTTATATTATTTTGCTATTCATGAGCCTTCAGCATTCAGTTAAGGTGGTGAGTTATAGTTGTGgccaaatacattaataaacacaaatgTTCATTATAGTTTGTTATAGACcatttattaaatgtgtttCATGTTGCTTATAGGTTCAAATAAAGCGTAACCAAAATATAATAAGAAGGCTGCAAGTCATTGTGTTGAAAGATTTTAggatatttatttagaaattaataatatacagcCTATTATAAATTCTCTAATATGCGCTAACCCTTTTAACCACCACAAATTTGAATAAACTGGATTTTATTTACTTCTATAGAAGTATGGAACATTTATGTAACCCATAATGAGCTGTTTTGCTTGAATGCATCTGTTGTGAttcctaatatatatatatatatatatatatatatatatatatatatatatatatatatatatatatatatatatatatatatatatatatatatatatatatatatatatataaatacgcACCTTCGCAACTGATCTCCATAAAGCCGTCAGATGACAGGGTATTTAAACGTGTCCGCGAGGTGACGATGGCACACATCCAGTTGGCTCCGGTCCCTCCGTGAAGCCCCTAGAGACCCCACGGCCCGTAGATGAAGACGGATAACGGAGTGCAGACGGCTGGTTTCAGCGGGAGGAAGCAGAGTCTGATCGAGGATGCTCGCAGGGAACGCAGCAGCGGCTCGGCGGGCTCCCCGGGGCCCCCGGGGCCCTCCCGGTACGGAGACAGCTTCGTGTTCGACGAGAAGGACGGCAGGGTGACTCTGAACGTCCTGTTCTCTCTCAGCAATGAGAAAAACGCTGGATTCTTCAAAACTGGGAAAATATTTGAGGTAAGCCTCAAATTCACATATCTGACTTGTGTGAAAGTATAGCCTAATgatacattaacattaacactgtaaaaaaaatattgcatttCAGATCCAAATCAAGGTAAAGTCCAGAAGAAGCTATTACTACTAGTAGAAAGATGTAGCCTACTTAAAGTTTCAAAAGTAAATGAACTTTCAGGGTTATTGTAGGCTAAATTATATTATTAGCCCATAATTTACagagggatgggggggggggggttacaacAGCTAGCCTACAATATTTCTTCTGAAATACAGTGGAGTAGGAGTAGAAAGTAACATTTAAATGGGAGTACTCAAGTAGAGTACAGGTACCTCAAAGTTGTGCTTAAGTAAAGTACtagagtacatgtacttagttacttttcaccACTGCGAATAGGTCTATTACATTTGAGTCAtatttgtaacattaaataaaaaatcagcTCTAATCCATCATTTTGACCATATAGATGTGAGTTTTATTcacaatgataataataataattggaaAACTATACCATGAGTTAGTGCAGATTACTGATGTAAACAATTCTTAAACAGCAATcaaaaacattaataacattcattcattaatatgAACGAATAATGAACAGATTTGATCCTTCTAAGATATTTCCATGAATTTGAGGCTCCGATCTTTCATTTTGGATTTGGGTTATAGATTTCGTCTTAAAGAATGGGCAAAATAAAATCCCTAAAATGCATCACCTGAGACTTTAACTTCCAACAAATCCAAGTAAATAACCACTTGACTGATTAGTGACAAGATATTACTCGGTCAACTATTATTAAATGAAGGCCGAGTGGAAATTGTAGCTTGGATTTCAATAAATGAATGCAAAATATGCCCATTGTCAGTATAATGACAATAACCAAACTAAAGGCCATTGAGTTTCTCCTCAGTGCCAAGGCCTTGATTATCggcctttttgtgtgtgaattttttttgctctttgttTTTGTATCCCTTCACAGACGTTTGAAGCGAAACTTCTCCACATCGAAAGCCGACCGGGGAGGAAGTCAAAGAACACGACAGACCTGGAGCTGTTCATGAAGTGTGAAGTTCACAGCTCTGACCTGGACGCTTTCATCAACTCACTGAAGAGAGTGGTGGACGAAGTTCGCTCCATACCAGAGGAAAAAGGTTTTTATTATTCCCCTAATGCTTTTGAATTAGACTAGTGAGGTACACCAATATTAGGGAATGATATGCAATGGTACAGGCTTACTTATTAAATCAGGTAATggcatttccacctttaatggataggactgAACCATGGATCTTTTGTGTCCAGGcatacacctctatatatgtgtgcctgctctatcaactgagctaacctggacacaatgtgatttttttttttttacgattatttttgggcttttccgcttttagttgataggacagctaggtgagaaaggggagagagaggaggaagacatgcaggaagtcGTCaaaggtcggattcgaaccctggacttctgcgtcgaggcataaacctttCAGTATATGTGttcctgctctaccaactgatcCAGCCCGGCTACacaatgtgacttttttttttaatgtaatatgATAATAAGGCCAATTACAAAACCACTAATTCATTATTTTTCCTCCCACAGTTCCATGGTTTCCCCAACAGATAAAAGATCTCGACAGATGCAACATGTTAATAACCAAATTTGATCCGGACATGGACCAGGACCATCCAGTGAGCGTTTACATATCTGCTGCAAATCTATAAATCATATTTATCAGGAAAACACTCAGCTTATTTGTACTAAGTTAACATCTTTATTCCGCAGGGATACAGCGATTCAGAATACAGAAAAAGACGGGCTTTCATATGTGAGCTAGCCTCCACTTACAAACAGTGAGTcagatatttatttatcttcATTGAGCACTATGTATCACTCAAATATTCTCTCATAAATGAATTTTCTTTAACACAGGGGAGACCCGTTGCCCATTGTTGAATACACAGCAGAGGAAGTATTCACATGGTGAGAATGGGCTGCACAGTCCTGCATGTTATAAATGCAGACGCACGGTGGAAGATGATTAAAGTACAATGTGTTGTTGTGTTAAAAGGAGGGAGGTTTACCGGCAACTGCGGAGTATTTACAACGGTCTGGCCTGCAGGCAGTTCATGGACGGGCTGCAGCAGCTGGAGGAAGAGTGTGGCTACGGAGAGGACCGCATCCCTCAGCTTAGAGAGGTCTCTGCCTTCCTGAAAGGTGAAAAGTGGTCTTCAGAATTATGAGAGATTTTGGTCTTTTATATAACAGTATGAACATATGACAGTGAAAAGGTAAAATCAAGAAACGTTTCCGACACTAAAAGGCAACAGAgatagaaaaagtaaaaaaaaataaatgaagaatGCTTAAAAagacatatatattaaatagGTTTTGCTACCTGTCCTTATAGTCATGTGTAACCTTATTTAAATATGGCTAAATAACAATGAGCTTCTTTAGGAATCATGCTACTGTACAAACAGACAGGGAGATAGCGATGGAGGGACATTACTCTTTTtgatgtacatacatacatacatctgtAAGTACATACATATGTACATGTAGAAGTATGTACATAGATCTTGCTTTGATGGCAGCTAGGAAATGCTTAGCTTAGCTAACGGAAGGCTTCCAAATCCCCAGCAATAGTCCACTGGTGGAATGAACTCTCAAGCTATTTTGTTATGGACAGCATTTATTAGAAGAGTAAAGACATAACCTCTGACATTTTGAAGTTATGGCAATCTCATAAAGAATTTGACTATAtgaatttttacattaatgttaGGGACTATGACAACAAAGTCTTGTCTGTTTTGTCCTTTAGGACTTGAAATATGAGGAATGAGATTTATGTATGAAATTACTTCCCAttgtttttgcaaaaaaaaaaaaaaagaaaagatgaacaAATGTGGAATAACAATGCCAAAAATGAATTTGACATTGAGGTCATAGCTTCATGCATCTGTTGGCTCTACTTCCTCGGAGCTCCATCCCAGT from Perca fluviatilis chromosome 23, GENO_Pfluv_1.0, whole genome shotgun sequence encodes:
- the LOC120553154 gene encoding LOW QUALITY PROTEIN: tyrosine 3-monooxygenase-like (The sequence of the model RefSeq protein was modified relative to this genomic sequence to represent the inferred CDS: deleted 2 bases in 1 codon) produces the protein MKTDNGVQTAGFSGRKQSLIEDARRERSSGSAGSPGPPGPSRYGDSFVFDEKDGRVTLNVLFSLSNEKNAGFFKTGKIFETFEAKLLHIESRPGRKSKNTTDLELFMKCEVHSSDLDAFINSLKRVVDEVRSIPEEKVPWFPQQIKDLDRCNMLITKFDPDMDQDHPGYSDSEYRKRRAFICELASTYKQGDPLPIVEYTAEEVFTWREVYRQLRSIYNGLACRQFMDGLQQLEEECGYGEDRIPQLREVSAFLKEKTGFQLRPVAGLLSARDFLTSLAFRVFQCTQYIRHSSAPMHSPEPDCCHELLGHIPMLADKEFAQFSQEIGLASLGASDEDIQKLSTLYWFTVEFGLCKQNGTVKAYGAGLLSSYGELVYALSNEPEYKPFNPEETAVQPHQDQTYQPVYFVSESFEDAKTKMRRYSATIKRPFAVRYDPFTCSVEVLDQPGKIQNALSQMREELKTLHSALETFSSS